From the genome of Uranotaenia lowii strain MFRU-FL chromosome 1, ASM2978415v1, whole genome shotgun sequence, one region includes:
- the LOC129738099 gene encoding uncharacterized protein K02A2.6-like — MGGDSNHGQTGSSQRQAASSSQGQADIQLAILRLLERLTNQQQPQQQNPEQILESLSSNISEFVYDQENGLTFQRWFSRYQDLFENDARQLDDAAKVRLLLRKLDTLSHSRYLNYILPALPKDIDFRETVSTLKKIFGSQVSMFRKRFQCLQIVKNDMDDIIDYGRKVNRVCEDFEFQNLTLDHFKCLVFVSGLKSAKHADIRARLLTKMENETNEAPATLQSLIDEFQRLANLKEDTSMIEHQSSFKSSVHAVRNTKSATSASQQNSPKLPKSPCWQCGQMHFVKVCPFNNHLCQNCNRTGHKEGYCSCNHKSTTNITSTVQHNDGKKRFRRKKRSSAETRGEFIINQVEHRASRRKFASVLVNGQPVSLQIDSASDISIISSKVWEQIGKPTMKPSSSQATNASGQPLTLLGEFNCEVTINGQTQQARCFVTSVSGLNLIGIEWLDLFDLWSIPFKSICNQIAIFSPERIDKEIKQMMVQHKQLFSGSLGHFNRSKVHLHLKPNPKPVFCPRRPVPFNSIPLVDTELTRLQNLGIISPIEFSEWAAPIVVVKKPDGRVRICADYSTGLNDALEANHYPLPVPEEIFAQLAGSQVFSVIDLSDAYLQLEVTDESKNLLTINTHRGLFRFNRLAPGVKSAPGAFQSIIDGVVADIPGVRPFIDDVIIHGKSWEEHSKSLQLLLRKFEDCGFRLKIEKCKFFQTEIRYLGHIVDTKGIRPDPAKIKSIANIPAPKNVSELRSFLGAVNYYGKFVKQIHDLRHAMDQLLRKDVKWEWNSECQQSFDKFKQILNSNLLLTHYDPKLPIVVAADASKTEIGAVIFHKFPNGSLKAIQHASRSLSTAEQAYGQPEKEALALVYAVTKFHKMLLGRRFTLQTDHKPLLSIFGSKKGIPLHTANRLQRWALILLNYDFEIQYISTNEFGCADMLSRLIDSSIRPEEDYVIAAIALEEDMVSILQASIDAVPVSFKALRDASSKCNTLKQVIRHINEGWPASSQLVSEPVKPFFQRRESLSVINGCVMFQETVYPLRHRSQSSNEGPVDGVYFFVAVDSSSKWPEVIATKSTTASSTIKLLKQMFATFGIPETIVSDNGTQFTSFEFQTFCQQSGIEHIRTAPFHPQSNGLAERFVDSLKRSLKKIQSGEKLSRMHFERS; from the exons ATGGGAGGAGATTCCAACCATGGTCAAACCGGTTCCAGTCAACGCCAAGCAGCCAGTTCCAGCCAAGGCCAAGCCGACATCCAGCTGGCAATCCTACGGTTGCTCGAACGTCTGACAAACCAGCAGCAGCCTCAGCAACAGAATCCGGAACAAATCCTGGAATCCCTTTCGTCAAACATTTCCGAATTCGTTTACGATCAGGAAAACGGATTGACGTTCCAGCGGTGGTTTTCCCGGTATCAAGATCTGTTCGAGAACGACGCACGGCAGTTGGACGATGCAGCGAAGGTCCGATTGCTGCTCCGCAAGTTGGACACTCTATCCCACAGCCGCTATCTCAACTATATTCTGCCTGCACTTCCCAAGGACATCGATTTCCGAGAAACGGTATCAaccttgaagaaaattttcggcagTCAGGTTTCCATGTTCCGGAAGCGTTTCCAGTGTCTCCAGATTGTAAAAAACGATATGGATGACATCATCGATTACGGCAGAAAGGTGAACCGTGTATGCGAGGATTTCGAGTTCCAGAATCTCACTCTGGACCACTTCAAGTGTTTGGTATTCGTCAGCGGTCTGAAATCGGCGAAACACGCTGATATACGAGCCAGGTTGCTGACCAAAATGGAGAATGAAACAAACGAAGCCCCAGCCACTCTTCAGTCGCTTATTGACGAGTTTCAACGCCTCGCCAATCTGAAGGAAGACACGTCGATGATTGAACATCAATCAAGCTTCAAATCATCCGTTCACGCCGTCAGAAACACGAAAAGTGCAACGAGTGCGTCGCAGCAAAATTCTCCGAAGCTACCCAAGTCACCGTGCTGGCAGTGCGGTCAAATGCACTTTGTGAAAGTGTGCCCATTCAACAACCATCTTTGCCAGAATTGTAACCGCACCGGCCACAAGGAAGGTTACTGTTCTTGTAATCACAAAAGCACCACCAACATCACAAGCACAGTCCAACACAACGATGGCAAGAAGCGTTTCAGAAGGAAGAAGCGTTCCAGCGCCGAAACCAGAGGGGAGTTCATCATCAACCAAGTTGAACATCGTGCAAGCCGCAGGAAATTTGCTTCAGTTCTTGTCAACGGACAGCCAGTGTCACTCCAGATTGATTCTGCCAGTGATATTTCCATCATTTCCTCAAAAGTGTGGGAACAAATCGGCAAGCCTACCATGAAGCCTTCTTCGAGTCAAGCCACAAATGCATCTGGTCAACCGCTAACCCTCCTTGGCGAATTCAACTGCGAGGTAACAATCAACGGCCAAACCCAGCAAGCAAGGTGTTTCGTGACATCGGTTTCCGGTTTGAACCTGATCGGCATTGAATGGCTAGACCTTTTCGATCTATGGTCTATTCCGTTTAAATCGATCTGCAATCAAATCGCAATATTTTCACCGGAAAGAATCGACAAGGAAATCAAACAGATGATGGTCCAGCACAAGCAACTGTTCAGCGGCAGCCTTGGTCATTTCAATCGCTCTAAAGTTCATCTTCACCTGAAACCAAACCCCAAACCGGTATTCTGTCCACGACGTCCAGTTCCATTCAATTCAATTCCGCTAGTCGACACCGAACTAACCCGTCTCCAGAACCTGGGAATCATCTCACCCATAGAATTCTCGGAGTGGGCAGCGCCGATTGTAGTGGTGAAGAAACCGGACGGCAGAGTACGAATCTGTGCTGACTATTCGACGGGACTCAACGACGCATTAGAAGCCAACCATTATCCACTGCCAGTaccagaagaaatttttgcgcAGCTGGCCGGCAGTCAAGTCTTCAGTGTCATAGATTTATCGGATGCCTATTTGCAGCTGGAAGTCACCGACGAGTCGAAAAATCTCCTCACCATCAACACTCATCGAGGACTTTTTCGATTCAACCGTCTCGCTCCGGGAGTCAAATCCGCACCAGGggcttttcaatcaatcatcgACGGTGTAGTAGCTGACATTCCTGGTGTGCGCCCTTTCATCGACGATGTTATCATCCACGGCAAGAGTTGGGAAGAGCATTCGAAATCCTTACAACTCTTACTTCGCAAATTCGAGGACTGCGGTTTCcggctcaaaattgaaaaatgcaaGTTTTTCCAAACCGAAATCCGTTATCTAGGCCACATCGTTGATACAAAGGGTATCCGTCCCGATCCGGCGAAGATCAAGTCCATCGCCAACATTCCTGCGCCAAAGAACGTTTCCGAGCTCCGTTCGTTCCTTGGTGCTGTTAATTATTACGGCAAATTTGTCAAGCAAATCCACGACTTACGGCATGCCATGGACCAGCTGTTGCGCAAAGACGTGAAGTGGGAATGGAATTCCGAATGTCAACAATCATTCGACAAATTCAAGCAAATTCTAAATTCCAACCTGTTGCTGACACACTACGATCCCAAGTTGCCTATCGTCGTAGCAGCCGATGCATCAAAGACGGAAATTGGTGCCGTAATTTTTCACAAGTTTCCGAACGGTTCTTTAAAAGCGATTCAGCATGCATCCCGATCCCTCTCAACTGCAGAGCAAGCCTACGGTCAACCTGAGAAGGAAGCACTAGCGCTTGTGTATGCTGTAACCAAATTCCACAAGATGCTTCTAGGAAGAAGGTTCACTCTTCAAACCGACCACAAACCTCTGTTGTCGATTTTCGGTTCGAAGAAGGGCATTCCTCTCCACACCGCCAACCGGTTGCAGCGATGGGCGCTGATATTATTGAACTACGACTTCGAAATTCAATACATTTCTACGAACGAATTTGGTTGTGCTGATATGTTGTCTCGACTTATCGACAGCAGCATCCGTCCGGAAGAGGATTACGTCATCGCAGCGATAGCCTTGGAAGAAGACATGGTAAGCATCCTACAAGCATCCATTGATGCAGTTCCAGTATCGTTCAAAGCACTCCGTGACGCCTCAAGCAAATGCAACACACTCAAACAGGTGATCCGACACATCAACGAAGGTTGGCCAGCTTCATCACAACTCGTCAGCGAGCCGGTCAAACCGTTCTTCCAACGTCGTGAATCTCTAAGTGTGATCAACGGATGTGTGATGTTCCAAGAAACGGTGTACCCATTGCGCCATCGCAGCCAAAGCTCCAACGAAG GACCAGTTGACGGTGTCTACTTTTTCGTAGCGGTGGATTCCAGTTCCAAGTGGCCAGAGGTGATTGCAACCAAATCGACAACGGCGAGCTCAACCATCAAGCTTCTTAAGCAGATGTTCGCTACATTTGGAATCCCTGAAACGATTGTGAGCGACAACGGAACCCAATTTACGAGTTTTGAGTTCCAAACATTCTGCCAGCAGTCCGGCATCGAGCACATCCGAACGGCGCCATTCCATCCACAATCAAATGGGTTGGCAGAACGTTTTGTGGACTCTCTCAAGCGTAGCCTGAAGAAGATTCAATCGGGGGAGAAACTCTCGAGGATGCACTTCGAACGTTCCTGA